From one Triticum aestivum cultivar Chinese Spring chromosome 4B, IWGSC CS RefSeq v2.1, whole genome shotgun sequence genomic stretch:
- the LOC123093735 gene encoding noroxomaritidine synthase 3, which produces MLHRRPHIFFHSKAAMDSLLWFVELLSLLCFFVFYYRHLQSKKISKAEPTEWPVLGHLFGMVANLSHFHDWATGILAATRYNFEARAGITGVRFFVTCDPANVRHIFTSNFTNYPKGEDFAEIFDVFGDGIFNADGDSWRRQRAKSQLIMAGPRFRAFSARYSRDKVERSLLPFLAHAAEAGTGTPCDLHDVFLRLTFDMTCNLVFGVDPGCLQIGLPVVPFARAMDDVLETLFLRHIISPACWKLMYRYEVGTERKMAAARRTIDRFAADTIAKRRADHKLRPNEGVSDSSDMLSSFICNGDASEYSDEFLRDTTVNLLLAGRDTTGAALSWFFYLLSKNPRVEQKILNELAPIASRKKKLATDDGMVVFDVSELSGMVYLHAALCECLRLYPSVPFEHKAAVADDVLPSGHEMKAGDKILIFSYCMARMEGVWGKDRMEFRPERWVTADGKLRYEPSYKFISFNAGPRTCLGKEMAFVQMKTAAAAVLWNFAVETVPGHVVEPKLSIILHMKNGLAVTVKRRNATRVHGSI; this is translated from the coding sequence ATGTTGCACCGGCGACCTCACATCTTCTTCCATTCCAAGGCAGCCATGGATTCCCTCCTCTGGTTCGTGGAACTCCTCTCTCTCCTTTGCTTCTTCGTCTTCTACTACCGCCACCTCCAGTCCAAGAAAATAAGCAAGGCGGAGCCGACCGAATGGCCAGTCCTGGGCCATCTTTTCGGCATGGTCGCCAACCTGTCCCACTTCCATGACTGGGCCACCGGCATCCTTGCCGCCACGCGCTACAACTTCGAAGCTCGCGCGGGCATCACCGGCGTCCGCTTCTTCGTCACCTGCGACCCCGCCAACGTGCGCCACATCTTCACCTCCAACTTCACCAACTACCCCAAGGGCGAGGACTTTGCCGAGATCTTCGACGTCTTTGGCGACGGCATCTTCAACGCCGACGGCGACTCCTGGCGCCGCCAGCGCGCCAAGTCCCAGCTCATCATGGCGGGCCCTCGCTTCCGCGCCTTCTCCGCGCGGTACAGCCGCGACAAGGTGGAGAGGAGCCTCCTGCCTTTCCTCGCGCACGCCGCCGAGGCCGGGACCGGGACCCCCTGCGACCTGCACGACGTGTTCCTGCGCCTCACTTTCGACATGACCTGCAACCTCGTCTTCGGCGTCGACCCCGGGTGCCTGCAGATCGGCCTCCCCGTGGTGCCCTTCGCGCGCGCCATGGACGACGTGCTCGAGACGCTCTTCCTCCGCCACATCATCTCCCCGGCGTGCTGGAAGCTCATGTACCGGTATGAGGTCGGCACCGAGAGGAAGATGGCCGCGGCTCGTCGGACCATCGACCGGTTCGCCGCGGACACCATCGCCAAACGCAGGGCCGACCACAAGCTCCGACCAAACGAGGGCGTCAGCGACTCGTCCGACATGCTCTCGTCCTTCATCTGCAACGGTGACGCGAGCGAGTACAGCGACGAGTTCCTGCGCGACACCACGGTGAACCTCCTGCTCGCCGGCCGGGACACTACCGGCGCAGCGCTGTCCTGGTTCTTCTACCTGCTCTCCAAGAACCCGCGCGTCGAGCAGAAGATCCTGAACGAGCTGGCGCCCATCGCTTCCCGGAagaagaagctggccaccgacgacggcatggtggtgttCGACGTGAGCGAGCTGAGCGGCATGGTGTACCTGCACGCGGCGCTGTGCGAGTGCCTGAGGCTGTACCCGTCCGTGCCCTTCGagcacaaggcggcggtggccgacGACGTGCTCCCCAGCGGGCACGAGATGAAGGCCGGCGACAAGATACTCATCTTCTCCTACTGCATGGCGAGGATGGAGGGCGTGTGGGGCAAGGACCGCATGGAGTTCAGGCCGGAGAGGTGGGTCACCGCCGACGGGAAGCTGAGGTACGAGCCGTCCTACAAGTTCATCTCCTTCAACGCCGGGCCAAGGACCTGCCTCGGCAAGGAGATGGCGTTCGTGCAGATgaagaccgccgccgccgccgtgctctgGAACTTCGCAGTCGAGACCGTGCCGGGCCACGTCGTCGAGCCGAAGCTGTCCATCATTCTCCACATGAAGAACGGGCTCGCCGTCACGGTCAAGCGGAGGAACGCAACGCGCGTGCATGGCTCTATCTAG